The following coding sequences are from one Paenibacillus tundrae window:
- a CDS encoding SAVED domain-containing protein — protein sequence MTISTRTMITVGVMAVLLIIGIIFVVRHFKNHQHEEGIAYVIIMFAAEVIATSFGTLDDKIFAFLSHKDVGTNYAQLISGFILLALGLFLMLHSKNKMYILNLNGMSHDRRIDNHHKEVGLNPFQFKEKEVDFVRLYNRKMSSKVASEIIQEIKYKVEVFKQESKDKKRGYTGIAAIPFVLLAGKFFNRSVMNEYFEYNKFQQVYYRLTSKKRFPRLTLVQNDAISRLRSANCNEIAIAISITASINNDQLAQFTCPHVFLSVTNPDDNIIKYKEQLKSYVKTTYDLLIDANEKISHLNKIHLIISSQSCFAFELGQLIEDTRIPMVISYQYNTQSEPKYPWGIIINGDQQGKYVQS from the coding sequence TTGACTATAAGTACGAGGACTATGATCACTGTAGGTGTAATGGCAGTTTTACTCATTATAGGCATCATTTTCGTGGTAAGACACTTTAAGAATCATCAACATGAGGAAGGTATCGCATATGTTATCATCATGTTTGCAGCTGAGGTTATTGCAACTTCATTCGGTACATTAGATGATAAAATATTTGCTTTTCTGAGCCACAAAGATGTAGGTACGAATTATGCCCAATTAATATCCGGATTTATTTTATTGGCGTTAGGATTATTTCTCATGTTACATAGTAAAAACAAGATGTATATTTTAAATCTAAATGGTATGTCCCATGATCGTAGAATTGACAATCATCATAAAGAGGTAGGGTTGAATCCTTTTCAGTTCAAAGAAAAGGAGGTTGATTTTGTCCGTTTGTATAATAGAAAGATGAGTAGTAAGGTAGCCAGTGAAATCATTCAAGAAATAAAGTACAAAGTCGAAGTGTTTAAACAAGAAAGCAAAGATAAAAAACGGGGATATACTGGGATTGCAGCAATTCCGTTTGTTTTGTTGGCGGGAAAGTTCTTCAATCGTTCAGTCATGAATGAGTATTTCGAGTACAATAAGTTTCAACAAGTTTACTACAGACTTACCTCAAAGAAGAGATTTCCAAGATTAACACTAGTTCAAAATGATGCCATTTCTCGTCTACGATCAGCAAACTGTAATGAAATTGCTATTGCAATTAGCATAACAGCTTCAATCAACAACGATCAATTAGCTCAGTTTACTTGTCCCCACGTTTTTCTATCTGTAACTAATCCAGATGATAATATAATTAAATACAAAGAACAGTTGAAATCATATGTGAAGACTACATATGATTTATTGATAGATGCAAATGAGAAAATTTCGCATCTAAATAAAATTCATCTTATTATTTCATCTCAAAGCTGCTTTGCATTTGAGCTTGGTCAATTGATTGAGGACACACGTATTCCTATGGTTATTAGCTATCAATACAACACACAATCTGAGCCGAAATATCCATGGGGGATAATTATTAATGGAGATCAGCAAGGCAAATACGTACAATCTTAG
- a CDS encoding TniQ family protein, producing the protein MEGYFRIRPKIAEHESLTSYLYRLAKCNETTYRAIIQKVKTQNFVMSTNYKYLDNDPYGLIDIHLLSKLTQMSSNELFSHTLHPIVLGTTSHSDPKELKKIVDRFAVYYYDNQKRKYCSHCLELNNIYKLIWQIKSIEICPIHRCKLNCSCSECGAKQPYLGKHLQDFKCFSCKYPLTINDDVGVLDEIYLHKMSELYHIWESLLSIITPITSAQFNLTIEQTVCLKMLFLSQSNREKYNVSNNKIFHPRIIHFLKEFIGNEGMREKSYLGSVIRFFTNSGISIKQFRDTKISREYFESFVSFHEKKYPGNCETPWCEFRNCSKKMCRIIANRKQYNGAHYCSGCFIKYGYHKKTEKWKEIGKKTALVKKIISDIYEQKNIETLKENEIIGYIHAYNLLPSSTINFQEICVPETEDLLQKFKVLLALGLRSTSDLYKEATKLFGWSMQEFVCYLNQKVVQQLLFNAPKILRGANKWSDLHLLLSRYLKDCHEQNKMCSKKEFMAQYDISKHTMLLSGINNSIEKEIELFKERTRKEKTAKLKELAQQFVTLKAIEKKPLHTIDVLEKLGVSVKWSRKNCPDLYYWVLKEVEKSREEIRQLVSESNKERLKETIEYMKGKQMAITKVQLREMLGLKINALDRGTELCNYYNELLLDMKVL; encoded by the coding sequence TTGGAGGGCTACTTTAGAATTAGACCCAAAATTGCGGAGCATGAGTCGCTTACAAGCTATTTATATCGCTTAGCAAAGTGTAATGAAACAACATACAGGGCGATTATTCAAAAAGTTAAAACTCAAAATTTTGTAATGTCTACTAACTATAAATATTTAGACAATGACCCATACGGGTTAATTGATATTCACTTACTAAGTAAACTGACTCAAATGAGCAGTAACGAACTGTTCAGTCACACGCTACATCCAATAGTTTTGGGAACTACAAGTCATTCAGATCCAAAAGAGTTGAAGAAAATTGTAGACAGATTTGCAGTGTATTATTACGATAACCAAAAAAGAAAGTATTGCTCCCATTGTTTGGAGTTAAATAATATTTATAAATTAATATGGCAGATCAAAAGTATAGAAATATGTCCTATTCATAGATGTAAACTCAATTGCAGTTGTAGTGAGTGTGGAGCAAAACAGCCTTATCTCGGTAAGCATTTGCAAGATTTCAAATGTTTTTCATGTAAGTATCCTCTCACAATAAATGATGATGTTGGTGTATTAGACGAAATATATTTGCATAAAATGAGCGAGCTATATCATATTTGGGAATCTTTATTATCAATAATTACTCCCATTACTTCAGCCCAGTTTAACCTGACAATTGAGCAGACAGTATGTTTGAAAATGTTATTTTTGTCTCAAAGTAATCGAGAGAAATATAATGTTTCTAATAATAAAATTTTTCATCCACGTATTATACACTTTTTAAAAGAGTTTATCGGAAATGAAGGTATGAGAGAGAAATCTTACTTAGGGAGTGTAATTCGATTTTTTACTAATAGTGGAATATCAATAAAACAGTTTAGGGACACAAAAATTAGTAGAGAATATTTTGAATCATTCGTCTCATTTCATGAAAAAAAATATCCTGGAAATTGTGAAACGCCCTGGTGTGAATTTAGAAATTGCAGTAAGAAGATGTGTCGTATAATTGCAAATCGAAAACAATACAATGGTGCTCATTATTGTTCAGGGTGTTTTATAAAGTATGGATATCATAAAAAAACTGAAAAATGGAAAGAAATAGGTAAGAAAACAGCACTCGTAAAGAAAATAATCTCTGATATATACGAACAAAAAAATATCGAAACTCTAAAAGAGAATGAGATTATTGGATATATTCATGCTTATAATCTTTTACCTTCGTCTACAATTAATTTTCAGGAGATTTGTGTACCAGAGACTGAAGATCTATTGCAGAAATTCAAAGTTTTATTGGCATTGGGATTAAGATCCACATCTGATTTGTATAAAGAAGCCACAAAATTGTTTGGTTGGAGTATGCAAGAATTTGTTTGTTATCTTAATCAAAAAGTAGTTCAGCAACTTTTATTCAATGCACCCAAAATATTAAGAGGAGCTAACAAATGGAGTGATTTGCATTTATTATTGTCTAGATATTTAAAAGATTGTCACGAACAAAATAAAATGTGCTCAAAAAAAGAATTTATGGCTCAATATGATATTTCTAAGCATACAATGCTCTTATCTGGTATAAATAATTCAATTGAAAAGGAAATAGAATTATTTAAGGAGAGAACTAGAAAGGAAAAGACAGCAAAATTAAAGGAATTGGCTCAGCAATTTGTCACACTAAAAGCAATAGAGAAAAAACCTCTTCACACAATCGATGTGTTAGAGAAGCTTGGAGTAAGTGTTAAGTGGTCAAGAAAGAACTGTCCTGATTTATATTATTGGGTTTTAAAGGAAGTGGAAAAGTCGCGTGAAGAGATAAGGCAATTAGTATCAGAGAGCAATAAAGAAAGACTCAAAGAAACAATTGAATATATGAAGGGAAAACAAATGGCGATTACAAAAGTTCAATTGAGGGAAATGTTGGGGTTGAAAATTAATGCTTTAGATAGAGGTACTGAATTGTGTAATTACTATAATGAACTGTTACTAGATATGAAAGTGCTATGA
- a CDS encoding TniQ family protein → MNKGYQALPSRTFFCEGESLFSYLLRTALNNGISVMLLMNMFRKNEKYLLHKGDIRRVDFYPESVFDLKKLIQLTGISREEIYKSTFTNVLTAFGYSQNGEKARFMNNMIRENLHFCSRCLQENNCYNLVWKIEGVHHCLKHNQKLNNVCGHCRQKIGYHLVSSMHFCPHCNHLLSDSYSSCTEEEKDYKVYQYSLQTNWIQLTEKKLCFEVQSLAQKLLFIMNEFQPFYDAKVVKSSIFGYSVTHLLQYARNTIVAHNNIRLLFIMKILHDKNMDIISLHNMKLPLTFVESLLKANSIQWTREFTCEAPWCKEKGKSNSLTPTSSKHTRKAGERLSHYLVCRECFCEYAFNEDRALVERTSFIAAYDVINRYDISSMTWPEKKECFLMSRERIRRVCAYFNVRQIIKRNTVIQKQDEIHFLLLQKFVSALREGSQLSDIRFWTIWESYNQYLLHRYHPIVMRELFYQRYVSPQE, encoded by the coding sequence ATGAATAAAGGTTACCAAGCACTTCCCTCCAGAACTTTTTTCTGTGAGGGAGAGTCTTTATTTAGTTATCTTTTAAGAACTGCATTGAACAATGGGATTTCTGTGATGTTGCTGATGAACATGTTTAGGAAGAATGAAAAGTATTTACTCCACAAAGGAGATATCCGAAGAGTTGATTTTTATCCTGAAAGTGTATTCGATTTGAAGAAATTAATTCAACTTACTGGGATTAGTCGAGAAGAGATTTACAAAAGTACGTTTACAAACGTCTTAACAGCATTTGGATACTCTCAAAATGGAGAGAAGGCTCGATTCATGAATAATATGATCCGAGAAAACCTCCATTTTTGTTCGCGTTGTTTGCAAGAAAATAATTGCTATAATCTCGTCTGGAAAATAGAAGGGGTTCATCATTGTCTGAAACACAATCAGAAGCTCAATAACGTATGTGGTCATTGTAGGCAAAAGATAGGCTACCACCTAGTCAGTTCTATGCACTTTTGTCCACATTGTAATCACTTATTAAGTGATTCCTACAGTAGCTGCACGGAAGAGGAGAAAGATTATAAAGTATATCAGTATTCTTTACAGACTAATTGGATTCAACTTACAGAAAAAAAACTTTGTTTTGAAGTGCAAAGCCTCGCCCAAAAGCTATTGTTCATCATGAATGAGTTCCAGCCATTCTATGATGCAAAAGTAGTTAAAAGTTCTATTTTTGGATATAGCGTAACTCATTTGCTGCAATACGCAAGAAACACCATAGTCGCCCATAATAATATTAGACTTCTATTCATTATGAAGATATTACATGACAAAAACATGGATATAATCAGTCTGCACAATATGAAGTTACCGCTGACATTTGTAGAATCGTTGTTAAAGGCAAACTCGATTCAATGGACTCGGGAGTTTACGTGTGAAGCTCCATGGTGTAAAGAAAAGGGAAAATCTAATAGCCTCACCCCAACAAGCTCGAAACATACTAGAAAAGCAGGTGAGAGGTTATCACATTACCTGGTCTGTAGAGAATGCTTCTGTGAGTATGCATTCAATGAAGATCGAGCTTTAGTTGAACGAACCAGCTTTATCGCTGCATACGATGTTATAAATAGATATGATATATCAAGTATGACTTGGCCAGAAAAAAAAGAGTGCTTCTTAATGAGTAGGGAGCGAATTAGAAGAGTATGTGCTTATTTTAATGTGCGTCAAATAATAAAAAGGAATACAGTCATTCAAAAACAAGACGAAATTCATTTTTTGTTGCTACAAAAATTTGTGTCTGCATTAAGAGAAGGGAGCCAGCTTTCTGATATCCGCTTTTGGACAATATGGGAAAGCTATAATCAATATCTTTTACATCGATATCATCCAATTGTGATGAGGGAGTTATTCTACCAAAGATATGTATCTCCACAAGAGTGA
- a CDS encoding TniB family NTP-binding protein, whose protein sequence is MIDEKERVEHSLAYRVANLNVSYPKIEQVWHVLDSIRTQNKYKEGATNYGKRHISVIGPSGVGKSQGLLRYEELNKGITELSADKSTEVDTMPVVYVELPDPFTIKELYQHISHALGFPELPQRISIGDAQRQAFHLLREQKVEVLILDELDYILSSNVTYKAAMNAIKKIANKANITLVLAGTPEAEDLLKINFQNYRRYPKMYINRFEQCDEEWCRLLERMEESLALNYSIGLGDPMTKLPQLLHSMSFGLLGILTPILQEMYSLLGVFDGVDKEVTFTSETLDVLKQAYQNINGDLPRDEFTSMLEKGY, encoded by the coding sequence ATGATAGATGAAAAAGAACGGGTAGAACACTCACTAGCTTATAGAGTAGCAAACCTCAATGTATCTTATCCTAAAATTGAACAAGTGTGGCATGTACTCGATTCCATAAGAACACAAAATAAGTATAAAGAAGGCGCAACGAATTATGGTAAGCGCCATATATCAGTTATCGGTCCCTCGGGGGTTGGTAAATCTCAAGGATTACTTAGGTATGAGGAACTCAACAAGGGAATTACCGAATTAAGTGCAGACAAATCTACCGAAGTGGATACTATGCCAGTGGTATATGTGGAATTACCAGATCCGTTTACAATTAAGGAACTCTACCAACATATATCTCATGCTTTGGGCTTTCCAGAATTGCCGCAAAGGATATCTATTGGTGATGCCCAGCGTCAAGCTTTTCATTTGCTAAGAGAACAAAAAGTTGAGGTGCTTATTTTAGATGAATTGGACTACATCCTGAGCTCAAATGTTACGTATAAAGCAGCTATGAATGCAATAAAAAAAATAGCTAACAAAGCTAATATCACTTTGGTTCTCGCAGGGACACCTGAAGCTGAAGATTTACTTAAAATTAACTTTCAGAATTATCGAAGATATCCGAAAATGTACATTAATCGATTTGAACAGTGTGATGAGGAGTGGTGTCGACTACTCGAAAGAATGGAAGAAAGTTTAGCCCTCAATTATTCTATAGGTTTAGGTGATCCCATGACTAAGCTACCACAGCTTTTACATTCAATGAGTTTCGGATTATTGGGAATTCTAACTCCAATACTTCAAGAAATGTATAGTCTACTCGGCGTATTTGACGGAGTTGATAAGGAAGTGACTTTCACTTCAGAAACATTAGATGTGCTAAAACAAGCATACCAGAATATAAATGGTGACCTACCTAGAGACGAATTTACATCAATGTTAGAAAAAGGGTATTAA